A stretch of the Argentina anserina chromosome 6, drPotAnse1.1, whole genome shotgun sequence genome encodes the following:
- the LOC126800309 gene encoding probable galactinol--sucrose galactosyltransferase 5, which yields MAPNLSNGLAVVNGAKPSPFSLQGSNLTANGHLILSDVPQNITILPSSHTISKSTYHGAFVGFDAAEASSRHIVPIGQLKDIRFMSIFRFKVWWTTHWVGSNGRDLEQETQIVILENSNAGRPYVVILPLLEGGFRASIQPGAEDFLDVCLESGSTQVTDKRFSSVLYLHAGEDPFTLVKDAVKVAKAHLGTFNLLEEKTPPGIVDKFGWCTWDAFYLTVHPQGVIDGVRKLVEGGCPPGLVLLDDGWQSIGHDSDPITKEGMGQTAAGEQMPCRLLKFKENYKFIDYVSSNDPNRKGMGAFVNDLKDEFKSVDYVYVWHALCGYWGGIRPNVPGLPEAVVIEPKLSPGLKNTMEDLAVDKIVSTGIGLVPPEKVNQMYEGLHSHLKSVGIDGVKVDVIHLLEMVCENYGGRVNLAKAYYDALTASVRKHFDGNGVIASMEHCNDFMFLGTEAITLGRVGDDFWCTDPSGDPNGTFWLQGCHMVHCAYNSLWMGNFIQPDWDMFQSTHPCAAFHAASRAISGGPIYVSDTVGNHNFDVLKTLVVPDGSILRCEYYALPTRDCLFEDPLHDGRTMLKIWNLNKYNGVIGAFNCQGGGWSRETRRNQCFSKYVGKVSSKANPKDIEWNSGKNSISIEGVQMFALYYHQAKKLILSKPSEDVELSLEPFNFELIFVSPVTTLPSTSVQFAPIGLVNMLNTGGAVKSLVYGEEGNSVQIGVKGTGEMRVFASEKPLGCKIDGSCVAFEYEENMVRVHVPWTGTSALSIVEYIF from the exons ATGGCCCCAAATTTGAGCAATGGTCTTGCTGTCGTCAATGGCGCAAAACCAAGTCCTTTTAGCCTTCAAGGTTCCAACTTGACAGCCAACGGCCACCTCATCCTCTCCGATGTCCCCCAAAACATAACAATCCTCCCATCATCCCACACCATCAGCAAGTCCACTTACCACGGGGCTTTTGTTGGCTTCGACGCCGCCGAGGCCAGCAGCCGCCACATTGTCCCCATTGGCCAGCTGAAGGATATCCGCTTCATGAGCATCTTCAGGTTCAAGGTCTGGTGGACCACTCACTGGGTCGGTTCCAACGGCCGTGACCTCGAGCAGGAGACTCAGatcgtcatacttgaaaactCCAACGCCGGCAGGCCCTATGTCGTCATCCTCCCGCTCCTCGAAGGCGGCTTCCGTGCTTCCATCCAGCCAGGCGCCGAGGACTTCCTCGACGTATGCTTGGAGAGCGGGTCAACTCAGGTCACAGACAAGAGATTCTCCAGCGTGCTTTATCTTCACGCCGGAGAAGACCCATTCACGCTGGTGAAGGACGCTGTCAAGGTCGCCAAAGCACACTTGGGAACGTTCAACCTGTTGGAGGAGAAGACACCACCCGGCATCGTTGACAAGTTTGGTTGGTGCACATGGGATGCTTTCTACCTCACTGTGCACCCTCAAGGCGTCATTGACGGCGTGAGAAAGCTCGTAGAGGGAGGGTGCCCTCCGGGGCTTGTGTTGCTCGATGACGGGTGGCAGTCCATCGGCCACGACTCTGATCCCATCACCAAAGAAGGTATGGGCCAGACTGCCGCCGGTGAGCAAATGCCGTGCAGGCTGCTCAAGTTCAAAGAGAACTACAAGTTCATCGACTATGTGAGTTCCAATGACCCAAACAGAAAAGGCATGGGTGCGTTTGTAAATGACTTGAAAGACGAGTTCAAGAGCGTGGACTATGTGTACGTGTGGCACGCGCTGTGTGGCTACTGGGGTGGGATCCGGCCCAATGTTCCCGGCCTGCCGGAGGCGGTGGTTATTGAGCCGAAGCTTTCACCAGGGTTGAAGAACACTATGGAAGATCTGGCCGTGGATAAGATTGTAAGCACTGGAATTGGGCTTGTCCCACCGGAAAAAGTTAACCAAATGTATGAAGGGCTCCATTCTCACCTGAAGTCAGTTGGAATCGACGGGGTCAAGGTTGACGTTATCCAT TTGCTGGAAATGGTGTGTGAGAACTATGGTGGACGTGTGAACCTGGCTAAAGCATATTACGATGCGCTAACAGCTTCGGTGAGGAAGCACTTCGACGGCAATGGTGTCATTGCTAGCATGGAGCACTGCAACGACTTCATGTTCCTCGGAACTGAAGCCATCACTCTCGGGCGTGTTG GTGACGATTTCTGGTGCACTGACCCCTCCGGCGATCCCAACGGTACATTTTGGTTGCAAGGGTGTCACATGGTTCATTGTGCTTACAATAGCTTGTGGATGGGCAACTTCATACAGCCGGACTGGGACATGTTCCAGTCGACTCATCCCTGTGCCGCATTCCATGCTGCGTCTAGGGCGATCTCCGGCGGTCCTATTTATGTGAGTGACACTGTGGGGAACCACAACTTTGATGTGCTCAAAACCCTGGTGGTGCCCGACGGCTCTATCCTTCGCTGCGAGTACTATGCTCTTCCTACTCGCGATTGCCTCTTTGAGGATCCTCTTCATGATGGCCGCACGATGCTCAAAATTTGGAACCTCAACAAG TATAATGGAGTTATTGGGGCCTTTAACTGCCAAGGAGGAGGCTGGAGCCGTGAGACTAGGCGAAACCAATGTTTTTCCAAGTATGTGGGGAAGGTGTCCTCCAAGGCCAACCCTAAGGACATCGAATGGAACAGTGGAAAGAATTCGATTTCCATCGAAGGAGTGCAAATGTTTGCCTTGTACTATCACCAAGCCAAGAAGCTAATCCTATCCAAGCCATCCGAGGATGTGGAGCTGTCACTGGAGCCCTTCAACTTTGAGCTAATTTTTGTTTCCCCGGTGACTACTTTGCCTAGCACGTCTGTGCAGTTTGCGCCTATTGGCTTAGTGAACATGCTCAACACCGGCGGTGCTGTCAAGTCGTTGGTTTACGGTGAGGAGGGGAACTCTGTTCAAATCGGAGTTAAGGGCACCGGAGAGATGAGGGTGTTTGCGTCTGAGAAGCCACTAGGTTGCAAGATTGATGGAAGCTGTGTCGCTTTTGAGTATGAAGAGAACATGGTTAGAGTTCATGTTCCATGGACTGGTACCTCCGCCTTGTCTATCGTGGAGTACATATTCTAG
- the LOC126800308 gene encoding zinc finger CCCH domain-containing protein 41: MELKVSSPKPGSLSDSDFVSDPEEKEVSDDDDVDRNHKHRRPDTTSRSMERDTYDQVIARPYRNRNKPFANGHSFRDNDSQASTPSKNYNSTSCENFPGKFDKRHPGSASHPRAPFDLNQRMRANQTFPGDLGPGRGRGRGRDSASWSQRDSRFSSDITAQLGSFPPSMFGGRGMANVSNPQSASWNAFGLLPGIPNGGLDTLHSIGLQGTLRPPIHSSLKLGIPRQRCRDFEERGFCLRGDMCPMEHGVNRIVVEDVQSLSQFNLPVSLPSAHLLGKPTGPGPFSSVSASSTTSMNNKGLHSKTNKSSVTDDASLGGADLYDPDQPLWNNNGPETSDAIIGLQSPRNDETDTLSNDDPSDRHQARLYDNADNEYPIRTVGTAAGSQSTSVSVWGRIGSSKSRSDVKEKIDPMTNYLDNPENETKESLANIQNQSRQGKRIIAEDAASKPVDSLAKRPYDAMRTVRKPSQKALRTLFVNGIPQKSNRREALVSHFQRFGEILDIYIPSNSERAFVQFSKREEAEAALKAPDAVMGNRFIKLWWANRDSIPEDGQGNGSIASESSPGLTAASVPLYSSVSGTSKDNQHSASSKGGTVLAYDASLPSYDNSKHVILNGPKAPPLQKKLENLEQLKEELRKKQEMLDQKRNDFRRQLDKLGKLGGPKGEADTELAAKRRKVGLVAEVGKVDTPNSSNLNPASALHDELLTDKNKSGDTVLYHSPKTSTTTVLQQSPSLKHQTIRPLASLGTPVPLNRYKLDNRPTGFRILPPLPSGFANVAVIKEHFAPYGDISNVELEDLESHDCGSALDVSEKCSARITFATRRSAEKAFLNGKCWEGCDLKFVWLTSSNSSNGGEKSPSTTGPLSADVQSAHKVASTTSQDASASGDAESEHSERKDCVEHMEVGEPSEPSSSPTSGVKESSKIDST; encoded by the exons ATGGAATTAAAAGTTTCATCCCCAAAGCCAGGTAGCCTTTCTGACTCTGATTTTGTTAGTGATCCTGAGGAAAAGGAAGTCAGTGATGACGATGATGTTGATCGAAATCACAAACATCGTAGACCAGATACTACTTCGCGGTCTATGGAGAGAGATACCTATGATCAAGTTATAGCAAGGCCATACAGAAATAGGAACAAACCTTTTGCAAATGGGCACTCTTTCAGAGATAATGACTCTCAAGCGAGTACACCatcaaaaaattataattccaCTTCTTGTGAGAACTTTCCTGGAAAGTTTGATAAAAGACACCCAGGCTCAGCATCACATCCTCGTGCACCTTTTGATTTAAATCAAAGGATGCGAGCAAACCAAACATTCCCTGGAGACCTAGGTCCTGGTaggggaagaggaagaggacgGGACTCTGCATCATGGAGCCAACGTGATTCTAGGTTCAGCTCTGATATTACAGCTCAATTGGGATCCTTCCCTCCAAGTATGTTTGGTGGACGGGGAATGGCAAATGTTTCCAATCCACAGAGTGCATCCTGGAATGCATTTGGATTGCTTCCAGGAATACCAAATGGTGGCCTGGATACACTGCATTCAATCGGGTTGCAAGGTACACTCAGACCACCAATCCATTCTTCATTAAAGTTGGGCATTCCTCGCCAAAGATGTAGAGACTTTGAGGAGCGTGGGTTTTGCTTAAGAGGGGACATGTGTCCAATGGAACATGGTGTCAACCGAATCGTTGTTGAAGACGTGCAG AGTCTTTCTCAGTTCAATCTTCCTGTTTCACTTCCAAGTGCACACCTACTAGGAAAACCCACTGGTCCTGGACCTTTTTCATCAGTCAGTGCATCTTCAACTACATCAATGAATAACAAAGGATTGCATAGCAAAACGAACAAGTCTAGTGTCACTGATGATGCTTCTTTGGGGGGAGCTGATTTGTATGACCCTGATCAACCCCTGTGGAATAATAATGGTCCTGAAACTTCTGATGCAATCATAGGCCTGCAGTCACCTAGAAATGATGAAACTGATACCTTATCTAATGATGATCCTTCTGACCGTCATCAAGCCAGATTGTACGATAATGCAGACAATGAGTACCCGATTAGAACTGTTGGAACTGCTGCTGGTTCACAGAGCACAAGTGTATCAGTCTGGGGTAGAATTGGTAGCTCAAAGAGTAGATCAGATGTGAAAGAGAAAATTGATCCTATGACAAACTATTTGGATAATCCTGAGAATGAAACTAAGGAGTCACTAGCCAACATTCAAAATCAGTCTCGTCAAGGGAAGCGCATTATTGCAGAAGATGCGGCATCCAAACCCGTAGATTCTTTAGCCAAGAGACCATATGATGCTATGCGTACTGTTCGGAAACCATCTCAAAAAGCCTTACGTACTCTTTTTGTCAACGGTATTCCCCAGAAAAGCAACAGAAGGGAGGCTCTTGTTTCTCATTTTCAAAGATTTGGAGAGATTTTGGACATTTATATTCCATCAAATAGCGAGCGAGCTTTTGTCCAGTTTTCCAAGAGAGAAGAGGCTGAGGCTGCTTTGAAGGCCCCTGATGCTGTAATGGGTAATCGTTTTATCAAGTTATGGTGGGCAAATCGTGATAGCATTCCAGAGGATGGCCAAGGAAATGGTAGTATTGCGTCAGAAAGTTCTCCCGGTTTGACAGCTGCTTCAGTTCCACTCTATTCATCTGTTTCTGGTACAAGCAAGGATAATCAACATTCTGCTTCCTCAAAGGGTGGTACTGTTCTTGCATATGATGCTTCTCTACCATCCTATGATAACTCAAAGCATGTAATTTTAAATGGTCCCAAGGCTCCACCTCTGCAGAAAAAGCTAGAAAATTTGGAGCAATTAAAGGAGGAACTTCGCAAGAAGCAGGAAATGCTGGACCAGAAACGGAATGACTTTCGCCGCCAGTTGGACAAGCTTGGGAAACTA GGCGGACCAAAGGGTGAAGCTGACACAGAGCTAGCCGCTAAGAGACGCAAAGTGGGATTAGTAGCTGAGGTCGGTAAAGTTGATACTCCGAATTCCTCCAATCTTAATCCTGCGTCAGCACTGCATGATGAATTATTGACTGATAAGAACAAATCCGGGGATACCGTTCTCTACCACAGTCCTAAAACAAGTACAACTACAGTTCTTCAACAATCTCCTAGCTTGAAGCATCAGACAATTCGTCCATTAGCATCACTAGGGACTCCTGTTCCTCTAAATAGATACAAATTAGACAATCGTCCTACTGGGTTTAGaattcttcctcctttacCATCTGGATTTGCAAAT GTTGCTGTTATTAAGGAACACTTTGCACCATACGGTGATATTTCTAATGTGGAGTTAGAAGATCTGGAGTCCCATGATTGTGGTAGTGCATTGGATGTATCAGAGAAATGCTCAGCGCGTATAACTTTCGCAACACGTCGTTCAGCAGAGAAAGCATTTCTCAATGGTAAATGCTGGGAAGGGTGTGACTTGAAATTTGTGTGGTTGACATCTAGTAACTCCAGCAATGGTGGGGAAAAATCTCCATCCACCACCGGGCCATTATCAGCTGATGTTCAGTCTGCACATAAAGTGGCAAGCACTACATCCCAGGATGCATCTGCATCAGGCGATGCAGAGTCTGAACATTCTGAAAGAAAAGATTGTGTTGAGCACATGGAAGTGGGTGAACCTTCAGAGCCTAGTTCAAGCCCAACATCCGGGGTGAAAGAGTCATCTAAAATCGATTCAACGTAA